TCGTTCCGCGCGACGAAAGACCAATGGGGACTGGCAACGGCGATCGGGCTGCGCGGGCAGGTCGCGTTGGACATCGGCGACACGGCGGCGGCGCGCCGCCAGTACACGGTGGCGTTGGGCCTGGCCCGACGGGACCGCAATGCGTTAGGCATCGCGGGCGCGCATCTGGCGCTGGCCGACCTCGCGGTGCGCGAGCGCGACTGGCCGGTGGCGCGGCGCGAGCTCGACGCGCAGCGCGTCGCGTTCCAGCGAGGAGGCGCCACCGGCTGGGCCTCGGGACAAGACTTTTTCTACGGCGTGCTCGCGCTGCGCCAGGGCAAGTGGAGCGAAGCGGCGCGCCGGTTTCGCGCCGACCTGGCGACGCTCGACAGCTCGCAGCACGTTAGGCGCTACCTGTCGCAAGCGCTGACCGCCGAAGCCTTCCTGCGCCGGGGCGACACGATCGCCGCCGAGCAACGGTTAGGCGAAGCCAGCGCGCAGCTCGACGCGTGGCGCAATACGCTCGGCGATCAACAGCTCAAGCAGCTGGCGTTTCAGGTACGCGATGCGTTCGGCGGGCGGCCGCCGGCGATCGCGATGCTCATCGCGGGCATCGCGCAGGCGGGCCGCGTGGAGCAGGCGTTCGCGCTCGCCGAACGCCGCCGCGCCCGCGAGCTGCGCGACCGCTTGTCGCGCGCCGCCGGCTTGCGGCTTGCCGCCGGCGACAACGCCGACGTCCCCGGGGCGACGGCGCCGGTCACGGCGGCCGACGTGCAGCGCGCGCTTCCCGACGACCGGACGGCCGTGCTCGAATACGTTGCCGGTCGCGCGGGTCAGCCGACCACCGTGTTCGTGCTCACGCGGCATCGCGTGCGCGTACACGTGCTGACGCCGCTCGATTCGGTGCGCGACGCCGCCGCGCGATTCGAGGCGCTGATCGAGAGCGGCGGACACGTGCGCGAGCTGGCGAGGCAGTTAGGCAAAGCGATGCTCGAGCCTGCGCTTCGCGATCTGCCGTCCGGAGTAACCAATCTGGTCGTCGTGCCCGACGAGGCGCTGTGGTCGGTGCCGATGCAGGCTCTCGTCCTCGATGATGGCCGCTGGGCGATCGAGCGCTACGCTATCGCTACGGTGCCGTCGGCCGCCGTGTCCGTGATGTTGTGGCAGCGGCCGGCCCCGTCCGGGCCGGCGCGGCTTCTCGCGTTCGGCGATCCGCAGTTCGCCGGCGAGGACGATGGTGGCGCGGGCCCGATCGCCCTGCGCGCGGCGACGGCGCACGATGCATCGCTGCCGCGTCTGCCAGGGACGGCGCGCGAGGTGCGCGCGGTGGCGCGCTTTGCCTCGGACGCGGTGATTCGTCTGCGCGGCGATGCGAGCGCGGCGTTTCTCGAGCGGACGCCTCTCGCGTCGTATCGCGTGATCCACTTCGCGACGCACGCGGTGACCGACGACAACGGCATCTCGCACGCCGGCTTGGCGCTCGCGCCCGGCAGCGGCAGCGATGGCTTCGTGAGCGACGGCGACCTCGCGGCGCTGCAGCTGAACGCCGACCTCGTGGTGCTGTCGGCATGTCACACGGCCGGCGGCGCTGTGTTAGGCGGCGAGGGTGTGCGCGGACTCACGGCGCCGCTGCTCCAGGCCGGCGCGCGCTCGGTGCTGGCCACCGAATGGCCGGTGGACGACGAACGCACGGTGCCGATGATCGTCGCGTTCTATTCCGCGCTCGCGGACGGCCGAACCGTAGCGGATGCGCTGCGGGAGGCGGCGCTCGACGCGATGAAGAATGGCGCGCCGCCGCGCGAATGGGCCGCGTTCCGGCTCGTCGGCAACCCGACCGTGCGCGTGCCGCTCCGTCAGGCGCGCGGCCTCTTCGGCTGGCCGTGGTGGCGCTAGCGTCGAACACCGACCAGCGCGCGGGCGAGCGCCGCCGGCAGCCTAACGACGTGGCGGCCCCGGCGTTGCGTTAGGCCGCTACCGCGGCCCCACGGGCACGATCGCCGAGCGCACTTCGCTGCCGTCCGACAATCGCGCGCGCACCCACCACTGCTCGTTCGGCACCGGCGACCCCCGCAAACGCGTCGGGAGGGCGAACGACGTGTCGGCCGTGGTTCCGGCGGCGAGCACCGCACCCTGCCCGTCCATCACTTCGACCAGGTAGGACACCGCGCGCGGCACGGCGTGCCAGCGGAGCACCGAAGCGTGCGCGATCGTCGGAGCCAGCACGACTCCGCGTGCGGCCGGCCCGCGCATCTCGGTCCTGCCCGTCGATGTCGACCGGAGCGCGATGGCCGCCGCCGCCACCGCGATGATCGCGGATGCAGCAATGACCCAGGGAGTCGCCAGACGGGAAGGGCGCACCGTCGGCGCCGCTGCGCGCAGCGCCCGGAGCAGCTCGAGCTCCTGACTGCACGACGCGCACGCGAACGCATGATCGAGCGTCGCCAAGCGCTCCTGCTCGGTGCCGTCCCGGTTGACGAGCGCCTGCAGCGCCTCCGGCTGCGGGCACGATGTGCCGGGCGACGCGTCGCGCGCCGCCAACGCCTCCCGATACAGCTCCTGCAGCCGTGCGTCTGTCATCTTTCCGCCTCCGGTCCGATCCCTTGCTGCGTTAGGCGCTCGCGAAGATCGGCGAGCCCGCGATACAGCAGATTGCGCGTCTTGGCCTCCGACCAGCCCAATAGCCCGGCGATCTCTTCACGGGTGTAGCCGGCCAGATACATGCGAACCACCGGCCGGCGCGACGGCGTGATCGTGTCGATCGCACGCGCCACCTGCTGCGCCAACTCCGACGACTCCAGCGACCGTTCAGGCTCGCGACGCGAGGGCGCGGCAGGGTCCTGCCCAACGTCCTCCAACGCATCCTCCCGCGGCCGGCGATGGCGCCGCAGCACGTCGAGCGCCGCCGACACCGCCGTCCGGTACAAGTAAGACGAACCGACCGAGGAAATCTGCTCACCACCTACCGGGCCCAACGATACACCGTCGGCCCCGCGATTCGAGCCCTCCGCCCTCGCGCGCCACAACCGGATGCGCACTTCCTGAAACACTTCGTCGACGTCGCTCTCCGACAACCCGTGACGGATGCCGATCCGGCGCACCATTGCGGCGAATCGCATCAATACCGCCTCGATGGCCGGCGAGATCTGATCGGTCACGTGAGGAACACCCATGGCGCGAAGCTAGCGAGCCCGTCGTCTCGTCGCAAAAGACCGACCCGGCGCCTCGCGAACGTGCCGCTCCCCCGGCTCGTGCGTCCCGCA
This genomic stretch from Gemmatimonadaceae bacterium harbors:
- a CDS encoding CHAT domain-containing protein, with amino-acid sequence MILIRAALAVAALFQSAPSPVNAGSPTQIVASVTRAVEHDSAAEAREMWLVRLSQDPNDRGSLLALELLAERVYDFPRATQYFGRLVSAGTPPDSFAAYGALERGKGLFSRGLLTQAESMFVDAAAIARAARDRPAEFDATLGVAMARGRTLGGEVEAAMLDSLGRNVPRDPALDAAWRCERAALAARTGERTAAALATQGIALARRAGDTRLEARCTWILAQDYVRQGDMHTVAVLLTRAEAMLENAHERSGLSSMLQWHGFMEVSIANYGRAQQLLQHAVREAEASGNLSSLAWSLVNLSQISLSMNDLPSAEDRAARAESSFRATKDQWGLATAIGLRGQVALDIGDTAAARRQYTVALGLARRDRNALGIAGAHLALADLAVRERDWPVARRELDAQRVAFQRGGATGWASGQDFFYGVLALRQGKWSEAARRFRADLATLDSSQHVRRYLSQALTAEAFLRRGDTIAAEQRLGEASAQLDAWRNTLGDQQLKQLAFQVRDAFGGRPPAIAMLIAGIAQAGRVEQAFALAERRRARELRDRLSRAAGLRLAAGDNADVPGATAPVTAADVQRALPDDRTAVLEYVAGRAGQPTTVFVLTRHRVRVHVLTPLDSVRDAAARFEALIESGGHVRELARQLGKAMLEPALRDLPSGVTNLVVVPDEALWSVPMQALVLDDGRWAIERYAIATVPSAAVSVMLWQRPAPSGPARLLAFGDPQFAGEDDGGAGPIALRAATAHDASLPRLPGTAREVRAVARFASDAVIRLRGDASAAFLERTPLASYRVIHFATHAVTDDNGISHAGLALAPGSGSDGFVSDGDLAALQLNADLVVLSACHTAGGAVLGGEGVRGLTAPLLQAGARSVLATEWPVDDERTVPMIVAFYSALADGRTVADALREAALDAMKNGAPPREWAAFRLVGNPTVRVPLRQARGLFGWPWWR
- a CDS encoding sigma-70 family RNA polymerase sigma factor, whose translation is MGVPHVTDQISPAIEAVLMRFAAMVRRIGIRHGLSESDVDEVFQEVRIRLWRARAEGSNRGADGVSLGPVGGEQISSVGSSYLYRTAVSAALDVLRRHRRPREDALEDVGQDPAAPSRREPERSLESSELAQQVARAIDTITPSRRPVVRMYLAGYTREEIAGLLGWSEAKTRNLLYRGLADLRERLTQQGIGPEAER